AATGTTTTGCCAAGCTCTCTTGCTAATTGATAATAACGATGTCCTTCTGCAAAACGCGCCGATCCAAATACAGTAACGCAGGGTTGGCGTAAATCTTTAAAACTCTCAAAGCCTCGCAAAAACTCTAAAAAATAAATAACTGCATTTTCAAGATCCGAATGACTATGGCGATGTCTACCTGAGAAAAATTTCTTCTCTGAACCAGCGACCTTTTCAAGCAAGGAAGAATATGCAGCGTTAATCACATCACTTTTCATAGGAGATTTTTAACTTAACTTTTAAGTACCTTTTACAATAGTTAAGCACTATCATACCGTAGCTCATAGAGATTTATTAGGGGTTAAGAAAATCCTTTTATTTTTTTTTCAAAAAAAACGATACATTACAGTTAGCTAAATAAAATACCCATGATGAATGAACTTATTGTAACTACTACTGATTTTATTCCTGGCAGAGAAGTAATTGAAATTCTAGGCATTGCTCGAGGAAGTACTGTTAGAGCAAGAAATGTGGGTCGAGATATTATTGCAGGGTTAAAAACCCTTATTGGTGGAGAAATTTCTGAATACACCAAACTACAAGCGAATTCTCGGGATCAAGCATTCCAAAGAATGATAAAAGATGCCAAAGTGCTAAAAGCAGATGCCATTATTAATGTTCGATTTAACACCAGTATGATTATGGCAGGTGCCTCAGAAGTAATGGCCTATGGTACTGCAGTTAAATTAAAGTAATTGATATACTTTGAATATCATCTCTTTGACATCTAAATTTGTGGATTTAATCTTCAAACTCATTGCTATCATAGAAATTGCTATCCTTCTGAGTATTCCAATTATTCTGATTTTTTTGATTAGAGTAGGTTTATACTTATTCGTAATAGGTATTTTCCTTGGCTGTATTACTTTATACTTTAATCGTCTCGGCAATTTTAGCGTTTATCCTGAAACGCGCTATGTTGCAGGTTTCGGGAGTGGATCGCGGATGTTGGGTAGTCTTGAAAATCGTGGCGTATCCATAAACGCCGAACTGGTGCGACGGCTTATAGCTGCGCAGTTTCCAGAATGGTCGAACTTGCCGATCACGTCCATAGAACCCGGTGGGTGGGACAATCGCACTTTCCGCCTCGGCGATCATATGTCGGTGCGCCTGCCAAGCGCCTCTGCCTATGTTGCGCAAGTAGAGAAGGAACACGAATGGCTGCCGAGACTCGCGCTGCCGCTGCCGATTCCCGTCCCGCTGGCGAAGGGGTCACCGGCCGAGGGTTATCCTTGGCCTTGGTCGATTTACGAATGGCTGGATGGCGAGCCGGTAACGGCAGATAGTATTTCTGACTGGACCGAGTTTGCCCGTTCGGTCGCCCGCTTTCTCGCTGCCTTACATTGGATAGATGCGACGGGCGGGCCTCTGCCCGGAAAGCATAATTTCCAACGTGGCGGCCGCCTCGCTGTCTATGATGCGGAAACCCGCTCCACGCTGCTGGCGCTCGCCGGGCGTATGGATACGTCGGTTGCAGGTGACATATGGACGGCCGCGCTATCGTCGGAGTGGCATGGCCCGCCGCTATGGGTTCACGGCGATATGTCATCCGGCAACTTTCTCGCGAAGGATGGTGCTCTCTGTGCTGTGATTGATTTTGGCTGCTTGGCAGCAGGCGACCCCGCTTGCGATCTTGTGATTGCATGGACGCTGCTTTCCGGCGAGAGCCGGGAAGCATTTCGCGCCGCGCTTCCCCTCGATAGGGACACGTGGAATCGGGCTCGCGGGTGGGCCTTGTGGAAAGCACTGATTACCGTCGCAGACCAAGGCAAGGGCCAGCCCGAACAGGAATCGTCGTGGCAGGTCATAGGTGGGCTGGTGGCCGACTACCGCCAGCAGTCTAGCTAATGTTGCACAACTCCTGAAATTGAGGATCATGTGCAACTTACTCTGGTTCAGTGTGTGCTTTGATTAACACGGCGTGAAACTGCTTTTGCACTCTCAACTCGTTCTGAATAACGATCGGTAAGATAGGTGGTACGACCACGTATGAGCCAAGTGAACTTCACCA
This genomic window from Candidatus Nitrosacidococcus tergens contains:
- a CDS encoding YbjQ family protein; protein product: MMNELIVTTTDFIPGREVIEILGIARGSTVRARNVGRDIIAGLKTLIGGEISEYTKLQANSRDQAFQRMIKDAKVLKADAIINVRFNTSMIMAGASEVMAYGTAVKLK
- a CDS encoding aminoglycoside phosphotransferase family protein, with product MNIISLTSKFVDLIFKLIAIIEIAILLSIPIILIFLIRVGLYLFVIGIFLGCITLYFNRLGNFSVYPETRYVAGFGSGSRMLGSLENRGVSINAELVRRLIAAQFPEWSNLPITSIEPGGWDNRTFRLGDHMSVRLPSASAYVAQVEKEHEWLPRLALPLPIPVPLAKGSPAEGYPWPWSIYEWLDGEPVTADSISDWTEFARSVARFLAALHWIDATGGPLPGKHNFQRGGRLAVYDAETRSTLLALAGRMDTSVAGDIWTAALSSEWHGPPLWVHGDMSSGNFLAKDGALCAVIDFGCLAAGDPACDLVIAWTLLSGESREAFRAALPLDRDTWNRARGWALWKALITVADQGKGQPEQESSWQVIGGLVADYRQQSS